A region of Mammaliicoccus sp. Dog046 DNA encodes the following proteins:
- a CDS encoding DUF2621 family protein, producing MSNVFIFFIVIWCIVFMVLLAIGGFFMFRKFLKRMPKDNGMSELDWQDYYIQKALPLWNDEARELLNELVSPVPELFRDVAKEKIGGRVSKIALEEHATTIELDHIMRGYIVATPKRDHKFMKKKLTELNIDYTPYLNLFELADDEKNKFSIFDHKEAITDAKRK from the coding sequence TTGAGTAATGTATTTATATTTTTTATTGTGATTTGGTGCATTGTCTTTATGGTATTACTAGCAATCGGTGGATTCTTTATGTTCCGTAAGTTTTTAAAGCGTATGCCAAAAGACAATGGCATGAGTGAGCTTGACTGGCAAGACTATTATATACAAAAAGCACTCCCATTATGGAACGATGAGGCGCGCGAACTTTTAAATGAATTAGTGTCACCCGTACCGGAATTGTTTAGAGATGTTGCCAAAGAAAAAATCGGCGGCCGAGTTTCTAAAATTGCATTAGAAGAACATGCAACTACAATCGAACTCGATCATATTATGCGTGGATATATCGTAGCAACACCTAAAAGAGACCACAAATTCATGAAGAAGAAGTTAACAGAACTTAATATTGATTATACACCATATTTAAATTTGTTCGAATTAGCAGATGATGAGAAAAACAAATTTTCAATATTTGATCATAAAGAAGCAATCACAGATGCTAAAAGAAAATAG
- a CDS encoding SCO family protein has protein sequence MKKGMIFSLFIVLAMIVSGCSNNAIEPDSQFGNKMQPFKVTDQNGKPFAQKDMKGKVYIADFIFTKCETVCPPMTYNMSSVIDELEKDGVKDYGVISFSVDPENDTPQKLKDYVKQYNAPQDKWTLVTNYDFKFIKQYAEDNFKSIVAPPPKGSTQVTHGTSFYLIDQNGKIIKTYSGQDAGDKKFPKSEIVSDVKTLVEDGPVK, from the coding sequence ATGAAAAAGGGTATGATATTTAGTTTGTTTATAGTTTTAGCCATGATTGTCAGTGGGTGTAGTAATAATGCGATTGAGCCAGATAGTCAATTCGGCAATAAAATGCAGCCATTTAAAGTAACAGATCAAAATGGAAAACCATTTGCTCAAAAAGATATGAAGGGGAAAGTTTATATCGCAGACTTTATCTTTACAAAATGTGAAACGGTTTGTCCACCTATGACTTATAACATGAGTTCGGTCATTGATGAATTAGAAAAAGATGGCGTTAAAGATTATGGCGTAATCAGCTTCAGCGTTGATCCAGAAAATGATACACCGCAAAAATTAAAAGACTATGTTAAACAGTACAATGCGCCACAGGACAAATGGACATTGGTGACAAATTACGACTTTAAGTTTATTAAGCAATATGCAGAAGATAACTTTAAGTCAATTGTGGCACCTCCACCGAAGGGCAGTACACAAGTGACACATGGGACAAGCTTTTATTTAATAGATCAAAACGGTAAAATAATCAAAACATATAGTGGTCAAGATGCAGGGGATAAGAAATTCCCGAAATCAGAAATTGTATCAGATGTAAAAACACTTGTTGAAGATGGACCTGTTAAGTAA
- the sbcD gene encoding exonuclease subunit SbcD — protein MKILHTADWHIGKTLNGQSLIEDQKYILNQIYEAIKEQQPDLVVISGDLYDLHYPNKEAMVVLEDALSTINLELNIPIIAISGNHDGKERLNYGEKWFEKSGLKIVTGYEHLLTPIRINDINFYIMPYFTPADVRQMFKVKGIHTHQEATEFLMNEIEAVINKDETNVLVGHLFVAGGASTDSERPLSIGTIETVTAQTFQSFDAVLLGHLHHPFAIQSDYIFYAGTPMQYSFSEANQAKGYRLFDIENKRVKQSFIPLQPLRSFQVIQASYEDVIHEKVTIQNKEDYFHFKLTEMDRITDPLMKLRSIYPNTLQISRQDFEVEHDEINVDVHALSDIEIVDAFYTHVTEEPLDGVKREKVVQLLEAQLNQGADE, from the coding sequence ATGAAAATTTTACATACTGCAGATTGGCACATAGGTAAAACGTTAAATGGCCAATCATTAATAGAAGATCAAAAGTATATCTTAAATCAAATATATGAAGCTATAAAAGAACAACAACCGGATTTAGTTGTAATTAGTGGAGATTTATATGATTTACATTATCCAAATAAAGAAGCAATGGTCGTATTGGAAGATGCATTATCGACGATAAACTTAGAACTCAATATACCAATCATCGCAATTAGCGGAAATCATGATGGTAAAGAAAGATTAAATTATGGAGAGAAATGGTTTGAAAAATCAGGTCTAAAAATCGTAACGGGTTATGAACATTTATTAACGCCGATTAGAATCAATGATATTAACTTTTATATAATGCCTTACTTTACACCAGCAGATGTGCGACAAATGTTCAAAGTAAAGGGAATACATACACATCAAGAAGCAACTGAATTTCTGATGAATGAAATAGAAGCGGTTATAAACAAAGATGAAACGAATGTACTCGTCGGTCATTTATTTGTGGCAGGAGGCGCTTCAACGGATTCAGAGAGACCATTATCTATAGGGACAATAGAGACGGTAACAGCACAAACGTTTCAATCATTCGATGCAGTGTTACTTGGTCATTTACATCATCCGTTTGCGATTCAATCTGATTATATATTTTATGCGGGTACACCAATGCAATATTCATTTTCAGAAGCAAATCAAGCTAAAGGTTATCGATTGTTTGATATTGAAAATAAGAGAGTTAAACAATCGTTTATACCTTTACAACCATTACGTTCTTTCCAAGTGATTCAAGCGAGCTATGAAGATGTTATACATGAGAAAGTAACTATACAAAATAAAGAAGATTATTTTCATTTTAAGTTAACGGAAATGGACCGCATTACAGATCCACTCATGAAATTGAGAAGTATCTATCCGAATACATTACAAATATCAAGACAAGACTTCGAAGTGGAACACGATGAAATAAATGTGGATGTACACGCTTTAAGTGATATTGAGATCGTTGATGCATTTTATACACATGTCACGGAAGAACCATTAGATGGTGTGAAGCGGGAGAAAGTTGTTCAATTGTTAGAAGCACAATTAAATCAAGGAGCGGATGAATAA
- the mscL gene encoding large conductance mechanosensitive channel protein MscL, which yields MSLLKEFKDFALQGNVLDLAIAVVIGAAFNKIVTSLVENVIMPLIGLIFGEVDFAEKWSLMGIKYGLFIQSIIDFIIVAFALFIFIKIANTVMKKGEVEEELDEQTVLLTEIRDALREK from the coding sequence ATGTCATTATTAAAAGAATTTAAAGACTTTGCTTTACAAGGTAACGTTTTAGATTTAGCAATCGCCGTTGTTATTGGTGCTGCCTTTAACAAAATTGTTACATCTTTAGTAGAGAATGTAATCATGCCATTAATTGGTTTAATCTTTGGTGAAGTAGACTTCGCTGAAAAATGGTCACTTATGGGAATTAAATATGGTTTATTCATTCAATCAATCATTGATTTCATCATCGTTGCATTTGCATTATTTATCTTTATCAAAATTGCAAATACTGTAATGAAAAAAGGTGAAGTTGAAGAAGAACTTGACGAACAAACTGTATTACTTACAGAAATCCGTGACGCTTTACGTGAAAAGTAA
- the sbcC gene encoding exonuclease subunit SbcC has translation MRPLALHMQYFGPFMNEKIDFTQLSKSQLFLICGKTGSGKTMIFDAMVYALFGRTSTESREEVDLRSHFADPNEPTKVEFEFEIKGHQYLVTRTVKYIKAGNKNATNPTVEVYKKKDDEWELETKTINTSNDYLKSLLHMNVKQFRQILILPQGEFKQFLVSNSTDKRSILRTLFDSDRFETLQLRLEEEMKKELSVIEGYYQTITQYMSELHDYEEDALIEVKDIEGHRYEKILNALPQFKEVGNRSVAQVQKQKDEQEKALSDAESKLAQEKQLKEDFETLDIKKKAFETLKSDKQTIDKDRETLKYLKTVKSMTYQYDQLKEKESHLQQSLKHETDLREQIEKVEKAYNQVINQQKAMEEKASHIDRDRKYVQQTNHIQVNADKYKGIEAQLPDAKKQEQQLRTSLDSMHTLLKDIRNERDTMHIDEAEAQKQIKQHEDLRIHVQDLKNKQVQYNEKCKLQQKLEETETLINESAKEKKELEEQVLPNETYDILNVKDEILKIKQHIHHGDDCPVCGSTVKQLDDVIDFDILKKEKAYKEEIETKIQQVTNQLTSYQERRNMTNEQLEKYATIVDVEADIKTTEKQIEQLASDIQIYHQRKDKLNQLKERIYENEKQLSQQELELNNIKHQIVNDESDIAYFKKETGFESVNEFMTQYNEYQSKVEQFDKESEALKSNASELNDSRTELQMKQATIQERKTMLEEQIVVTQSYLDSEMKEHNISSYEQLDTLLAQVKDIDEIELRIHQFDKKYIEHEAIVTELSKKMKNQTLPDLQNSEEAVAHIKQLFNTLVKELNQLQLKIEQNENKIHMIHEITNKIEQDLKDQQQMIALSRVMNGKNSQKISLENYVLIYYLNHILDNANYHFLKMTNNRYQLVRRKEKSQGLSGLEIEVFDRFSNRTRHITSLSGGETFQASLSLAIGLSNIVQQEAGAIHLESMFIDEGFGTLDSETLETALDTLVNIQMSGRLVGIISHVSELKTRIPKILNVNKNGFLSTTDFTDD, from the coding sequence ATGAGACCTTTAGCATTACATATGCAATATTTCGGACCGTTTATGAATGAGAAAATTGACTTTACTCAGTTATCGAAGTCACAGTTATTCTTAATTTGTGGTAAGACAGGGTCAGGTAAGACGATGATCTTTGATGCGATGGTTTATGCTTTGTTTGGTAGAACGTCGACAGAATCAAGAGAAGAAGTAGATTTAAGAAGTCACTTTGCAGATCCTAACGAACCAACTAAAGTAGAATTTGAATTTGAAATTAAAGGACATCAATACTTAGTAACTCGTACAGTGAAATATATTAAAGCTGGAAATAAAAATGCTACTAATCCCACGGTTGAAGTTTATAAAAAGAAAGATGATGAATGGGAATTAGAAACAAAAACAATTAACACGAGTAATGATTATTTGAAATCACTATTACATATGAACGTTAAGCAATTTAGACAAATATTGATTTTGCCACAAGGGGAGTTCAAACAATTTCTAGTTTCTAATAGTACAGATAAACGAAGTATATTAAGAACGTTATTTGATAGTGATCGCTTTGAAACGTTGCAATTACGACTAGAAGAGGAAATGAAGAAGGAATTATCTGTTATAGAAGGATACTATCAAACAATAACGCAATACATGAGTGAATTACATGACTATGAAGAAGATGCCCTAATTGAAGTTAAGGATATAGAAGGACATCGATATGAAAAAATATTAAATGCTTTACCACAATTTAAAGAAGTAGGAAATCGTAGTGTAGCGCAAGTTCAAAAGCAAAAAGATGAACAAGAGAAAGCTTTAAGTGATGCTGAATCAAAATTAGCACAGGAAAAACAATTAAAAGAAGACTTTGAAACTTTAGATATAAAGAAAAAAGCATTCGAAACATTAAAATCGGATAAACAAACGATTGATAAAGATAGAGAAACATTGAAATATTTAAAAACAGTTAAATCGATGACTTATCAATATGATCAATTAAAAGAAAAAGAAAGTCATTTACAACAATCACTGAAACATGAAACAGACTTACGTGAACAAATTGAAAAAGTAGAGAAAGCGTATAACCAAGTTATTAATCAGCAGAAGGCAATGGAAGAAAAAGCATCTCATATAGATAGAGATAGAAAGTATGTGCAACAAACGAATCATATCCAAGTGAATGCTGATAAATACAAAGGGATAGAAGCACAGTTACCAGATGCAAAAAAACAAGAACAACAATTGCGTACTTCACTCGATTCAATGCATACCCTATTGAAAGATATACGTAATGAAAGAGATACAATGCATATCGATGAAGCGGAAGCACAAAAACAAATCAAGCAACATGAAGATTTAAGAATTCATGTACAAGATCTGAAGAATAAACAAGTGCAATATAATGAGAAGTGTAAGTTACAGCAAAAACTTGAAGAGACAGAAACGCTAATTAACGAATCTGCAAAAGAGAAAAAGGAATTAGAAGAACAAGTACTACCAAATGAGACTTATGATATTTTAAATGTTAAGGATGAGATATTAAAAATAAAGCAGCATATTCATCATGGAGATGATTGTCCTGTATGCGGTTCTACTGTTAAGCAACTAGATGACGTTATTGATTTTGATATATTAAAGAAAGAAAAAGCATATAAAGAAGAGATTGAAACAAAAATTCAACAAGTAACCAATCAATTAACAAGCTATCAAGAAAGACGCAATATGACAAATGAGCAATTGGAAAAGTATGCTACTATCGTTGACGTAGAAGCGGATATTAAAACGACAGAAAAACAAATTGAACAATTAGCAAGTGATATTCAAATATATCATCAACGCAAAGATAAACTTAATCAGTTGAAAGAACGTATATATGAGAATGAAAAACAATTGTCTCAACAAGAACTTGAATTAAATAATATTAAGCATCAAATCGTAAATGATGAATCAGATATTGCATATTTTAAGAAAGAAACTGGTTTTGAATCTGTAAATGAATTTATGACTCAATATAATGAATATCAATCGAAAGTTGAGCAATTTGATAAAGAAAGTGAAGCGTTAAAATCAAATGCCTCAGAACTTAATGACAGTCGTACAGAGTTACAAATGAAGCAGGCAACCATTCAAGAGAGAAAAACGATGCTAGAAGAACAAATTGTTGTTACACAATCTTATTTAGATTCAGAGATGAAAGAACATAATATATCATCTTATGAACAATTAGATACATTGTTGGCTCAAGTAAAGGATATAGATGAAATTGAATTGCGTATTCACCAGTTCGATAAGAAATATATTGAACATGAAGCGATTGTGACTGAACTAAGTAAAAAGATGAAAAATCAAACTTTACCAGATTTGCAAAATAGTGAAGAAGCAGTAGCACATATTAAGCAATTGTTTAATACGCTTGTTAAAGAGTTGAATCAACTCCAATTAAAAATTGAACAAAACGAAAATAAAATCCATATGATACATGAAATCACAAATAAAATTGAACAAGATTTGAAGGATCAGCAACAAATGATTGCTTTATCTCGTGTGATGAACGGAAAGAATAGTCAAAAGATTTCATTAGAAAATTACGTACTCATATATTATTTAAATCATATACTTGATAATGCGAATTATCATTTTCTTAAAATGACGAATAATCGATATCAACTTGTGCGTAGAAAAGAAAAGTCACAAGGATTAAGCGGACTTGAGATTGAAGTGTTTGATCGATTCTCAAATAGAACAAGACATATTACTTCGTTGTCTGGTGGTGAAACGTTCCAAGCGTCATTATCATTAGCAATTGGTTTATCTAATATAGTGCAGCAAGAAGCGGGTGCAATTCATTTAGAATCGATGTTTATTGATGAAGGTTTTGGAACACTTGATTCGGAAACTTTAGAAACAGCTCTAGATACACTTGTTAATATTCAAATGTCTGGAAGATTAGTGGGGATTATCTCGCATGTGTCAGAATTAAAGACAAGAATACCGAAGATATTAAACGTTAACAAGAATGGATTCTTAAGTACAACTGACTTTACAGATGATTAA
- a CDS encoding IS3 family transposase (programmed frameshift) translates to MKRVAYSVETKYKVVEMKLKGYSAREIMDALNIKNESQVKVWWKWYRNGETHRFNQQVGKQYSYGKGNEEFSTVETLKIELKRKEVENEIFKKVQGIGKEVVPEVVVELVNELKSKYTVKVILEALDIPKSNYYRWKNKDFSISEDEREIIELCKKHRFTYGYRKITALLNRKNNKKINHKKVQRIMQKHKLNCKVRVKKSKRPGNPYYKTHNLLNRNFKAEKPLEVLLTDITYLPFGNTMLYLSSIMDAYNGEIVAYKIGKNQNQELVNETLKQLQLEPGAILHSDQGSVYTSYEYYALCTEKGITRSMSRKGTPADNAPIECFHASLKCETFYLNSELRSSNTIVIDIVENYIENYNKVRIQQKLGYLSPIEYRKLAA, encoded by the exons ATGAAAAGAGTGGCATATTCAGTTGAAACAAAATATAAAGTAGTAGAAATGAAACTTAAAGGATATAGCGCAAGAGAAATAATGGATGCTTTAAATATTAAAAATGAATCTCAAGTTAAAGTGTGGTGGAAATGGTATAGAAATGGGGAAACACATAGATTCAATCAACAAGTAGGTAAACAATATTCCTATGGAAAAGGAAATGAAGAATTTAGCACTGTTGAAACACTAAAAATTGAATTAAAGCGCAAAGAAGTAGAAAATGAAATTT TTAAAAAAGTACAAGGAATTGGAAAGGAAGTGGTCCCAGAAGTAGTTGTTGAATTAGTAAATGAATTGAAATCTAAATATACAGTGAAAGTCATTTTAGAAGCTTTAGATATTCCAAAATCAAATTATTACAGATGGAAAAACAAAGATTTCAGTATATCTGAGGATGAACGAGAAATTATAGAACTATGTAAGAAACATCGTTTTACATATGGTTATAGAAAAATAACTGCCTTGTTAAATAGAAAAAATAATAAAAAAATTAATCACAAGAAAGTACAAAGGATTATGCAAAAACATAAATTAAATTGTAAAGTACGCGTGAAGAAATCGAAAAGACCAGGAAACCCATATTATAAGACACATAATCTATTGAATAGAAATTTCAAAGCAGAGAAACCTTTAGAAGTACTTTTAACAGATATCACTTATTTACCCTTCGGGAATACAATGTTGTATCTTTCATCTATCATGGATGCTTACAATGGTGAAATTGTGGCATATAAAATTGGTAAAAACCAAAATCAAGAATTAGTAAATGAGACATTAAAACAACTTCAATTGGAACCAGGAGCTATATTACATAGTGATCAAGGAAGTGTGTATACTTCTTATGAATACTATGCCCTATGTACAGAAAAAGGCATTACCAGAAGCATGTCCCGTAAGGGAACGCCAGCTGATAATGCCCCAATAGAATGTTTTCATGCCTCTCTAAAGTGTGAAACATTCTACTTAAACAGTGAGCTTAGAAGCTCTAATACTATTGTAATAGATATTGTCGAAAATTACATTGAAAACTATAATAAAGTTAGAATTCAACAAAAACTAGGCTACTTATCCCCTATAGAATATAGGAAATTAGCAGCCTAG